One part of the Leucobacter triazinivorans genome encodes these proteins:
- a CDS encoding heavy metal translocating P-type ATPase, which produces MNAFRKWRYGNWFIPVVSGLLILVSFGVEKLFGGSWNVTVGPQWWIDAGEHAHGSGHVFTLANAFMLAAAIVAGYGIVVKAVRALLVKFISIDLLVSIAAIGATLIGNFWEAAAVTFLFAIGHALEAGTMNKTRAALAELVAVAPDVAVVMRDGEQVEIAAHQVRMGEIVLVKNGAKVPVDGQVVSGTGAIDEASITGESIPVEKTKSDHVFAGTISRGGFLQVMATGIGADTTLARIIHRVEEAQDAKAKTQAFIDRFSKWYTPAVMVLALAAGLISGDVVLGLTLLVIGCPGALVISIPVAIVAGIGRSARNGILIKGGEYLETSAKISAVAVDKTGTLTEGRPVLTDIVVLNPEADRREVIRWAAAAEAGSEHPLARPILDTAREEGVAPEGLPGSVTPVVGKGIVADAHGKRVLIGNVPLLEQYGIVNDAGAAVAANKLAAAGKTPMIVAVDESVLGVIGVADTIREDAPEMIRRLHAGGVQKVVMLTGDTRLVAEAIGEAVGIDEIHASLLPEDKLDAVARLQREGHTVAMVGDGVNDAPALATADIGVAMGAAGSAVAVETADIALMGDNLLKLPEAISLAKRTVNVMRQNIWIALITVVVLLVGVFAGGVTMAIGMLVHEGSVLIVILNAMRLLRNTQGATALSRSERARAAHETGRPVEPATAQSSSELPS; this is translated from the coding sequence GTGAACGCGTTCCGTAAGTGGCGGTATGGCAACTGGTTCATTCCCGTTGTCTCGGGCCTCCTCATTCTCGTGTCGTTCGGCGTCGAAAAGCTCTTCGGCGGCAGCTGGAACGTCACGGTCGGTCCGCAATGGTGGATCGACGCTGGCGAACACGCCCACGGTTCTGGTCATGTGTTTACCCTTGCGAACGCGTTCATGCTCGCCGCAGCAATTGTCGCGGGGTACGGAATCGTCGTGAAGGCCGTCCGGGCACTGCTCGTAAAGTTCATCAGTATCGACCTGCTCGTATCGATTGCAGCGATCGGCGCGACACTCATCGGCAACTTCTGGGAAGCTGCCGCCGTGACGTTCCTCTTCGCGATCGGTCACGCACTCGAAGCCGGCACGATGAACAAGACCCGTGCAGCGCTCGCTGAGTTGGTCGCGGTGGCCCCCGACGTTGCAGTCGTGATGCGCGACGGTGAGCAGGTCGAGATCGCCGCACATCAGGTGCGCATGGGCGAGATCGTGCTCGTAAAGAACGGAGCGAAAGTTCCCGTCGACGGGCAGGTCGTGTCAGGCACCGGAGCGATCGACGAGGCATCGATCACGGGTGAGTCGATCCCGGTCGAAAAGACGAAGTCAGATCACGTGTTTGCGGGCACGATCTCGCGGGGCGGATTCCTACAGGTCATGGCGACCGGCATCGGAGCCGACACGACGCTCGCGCGCATCATTCACCGTGTCGAAGAAGCGCAGGATGCGAAAGCGAAAACGCAGGCATTCATCGACCGATTCTCGAAGTGGTACACGCCCGCGGTGATGGTACTCGCGCTTGCGGCGGGCCTCATCTCTGGTGACGTAGTGCTCGGCCTCACGTTGCTCGTGATCGGTTGCCCGGGCGCGCTCGTCATCTCGATTCCCGTGGCGATCGTAGCGGGAATCGGCCGCTCGGCCCGCAACGGGATTCTCATCAAGGGCGGCGAGTACCTCGAAACCTCGGCCAAGATCTCGGCCGTCGCAGTCGATAAGACGGGGACTCTCACCGAGGGCCGCCCGGTACTCACCGACATCGTTGTGCTCAATCCTGAAGCGGATCGGCGCGAGGTGATTCGCTGGGCAGCCGCCGCAGAAGCAGGGTCTGAGCACCCACTTGCCCGCCCGATCCTCGACACCGCACGAGAAGAAGGAGTGGCCCCCGAGGGCCTTCCGGGATCGGTCACACCGGTCGTGGGCAAGGGGATCGTGGCCGACGCTCACGGCAAGCGGGTACTCATCGGTAACGTGCCGCTGCTCGAACAGTACGGGATCGTGAACGACGCGGGGGCGGCTGTGGCTGCGAACAAACTGGCGGCGGCAGGCAAGACCCCGATGATTGTCGCGGTCGATGAGAGCGTGCTTGGCGTAATCGGTGTCGCAGATACGATCCGCGAGGATGCCCCCGAGATGATCAGGCGCTTGCACGCTGGCGGGGTGCAGAAGGTGGTGATGCTCACCGGAGATACGCGCCTTGTCGCCGAAGCCATCGGTGAGGCGGTCGGTATCGATGAGATCCATGCTTCGTTGCTACCCGAGGACAAGCTCGACGCTGTCGCGCGGTTGCAGCGCGAGGGGCACACGGTCGCGATGGTGGGCGACGGCGTGAACGACGCCCCGGCCCTCGCGACCGCCGACATTGGTGTTGCCATGGGTGCAGCGGGCTCAGCGGTGGCCGTGGAGACGGCAGACATTGCCCTGATGGGCGACAACCTCTTGAAACTGCCCGAAGCAATCAGCCTCGCCAAACGCACCGTGAACGTCATGCGCCAGAACATCTGGATCGCGCTCATCACCGTTGTCGTGCTGCTCGTCGGGGTCTTCGCAGGGGGTGTCACGATGGCTATCGGCATGCTCGTGCACGAGGGATCGGTGCTCATCGTAATCCTCAACGCGATGCGCCTGCTGCGCAACACCCAAGGAGCCACTGCGTTGTCGAGGAGTGAACGCGCCCGAGCCGCACATGAAACAGGCCGCCCGGTCGAACCAGCCACGGCCCAGAGTTCATCCGAACTTCCATCTTAG
- a CDS encoding heavy-metal-associated domain-containing protein, with protein sequence MANATDTTHTLLRAEGFSCPSCVTKIEKQVGKLDGVENVTVHFASGRVEIDHDETRSSVDDLIAAVDKAGYKSKTSAF encoded by the coding sequence ATGGCGAACGCTACTGACACCACCCACACTCTGCTGCGCGCCGAGGGTTTCTCGTGCCCGTCGTGCGTGACCAAGATCGAGAAGCAGGTCGGCAAGCTCGATGGCGTCGAGAACGTGACGGTGCACTTCGCCTCGGGTCGCGTTGAGATCGACCACGATGAGACAAGAAGTTCCGTCGACGATCTCATTGCTGCTGTCGATAAGGCCGGCTATAAGTCGAAGACCTCCGCGTTCTAG
- a CDS encoding NYN domain-containing protein: protein MRVGIYIDGYNLYYGGRGICGRSTPGWRWLDLRGLAGDLVADHSRWVDPVIENVTYCTARISGASNPSGQREQDVYLRALEHSGSASTISFGNYVSRVATAPLAVAGCNGKPVISHPQWPLMVQDGAENDVPGARFMASVARREEKGSDVNVASHLLIDVLTGVVDAAVVISNDSDLAFPISFVRERVPVGLINPTKGYRAGKLAGHPTDGVGNHWWYQLQPADWYEHQLPLMIGSRISKPPEW from the coding sequence ATGAGAGTCGGCATTTACATCGATGGGTACAACCTCTATTACGGAGGCCGTGGCATCTGCGGTCGCTCTACGCCGGGCTGGCGATGGCTGGACCTGCGGGGCCTCGCCGGCGATCTTGTCGCAGACCACTCCCGGTGGGTAGATCCCGTGATTGAAAACGTCACATATTGCACGGCCAGGATCAGCGGAGCGAGCAACCCCAGTGGCCAACGCGAGCAGGATGTTTATCTCAGGGCGTTAGAACATTCAGGGTCGGCATCCACGATCAGCTTCGGCAACTACGTCTCTCGCGTTGCGACCGCACCATTGGCCGTTGCCGGCTGCAACGGTAAACCAGTGATCTCGCATCCGCAGTGGCCACTCATGGTGCAGGACGGTGCTGAGAACGACGTACCAGGGGCTCGGTTCATGGCGTCGGTGGCGCGACGCGAAGAGAAGGGCTCTGACGTCAACGTTGCCTCACATTTGTTGATCGATGTGTTGACCGGCGTAGTCGATGCCGCGGTGGTCATTTCGAATGACAGCGACCTTGCATTCCCGATCAGCTTCGTAAGGGAACGCGTGCCGGTCGGCTTGATTAATCCGACGAAAGGCTACCGTGCGGGAAAGCTTGCCGGTCATCCGACGGACGGCGTAGGCAATCACTGGTGGTATCAGCTGCAGCCTGCTGATTGGTACGAACACCAACTTCCGCTGATGATCGGCAGCCGAATCTCGAAGCCACCTGAGTGGTGA